A section of the Oryza sativa Japonica Group chromosome 1, ASM3414082v1 genome encodes:
- the LOC4326083 gene encoding beta-1,2-xylosyltransferase XYXT1-like isoform X1, giving the protein MEGGGKAGYSYGGHHHHQDAKLLKNLSRVEPRRFGLGLVAGFLIVTCAYFSTAKFDAIHIAMISSPAKNAAGFMNASSDGSNQQQLDLDRDAMSREGSKAQVLDTDGDDKISSLGPDLGHNASALEGKKKDETFAKDSGDASVSASTDEALAKDDDAIVGAVLPPLSSEEPTNITQDSVLEDEELKVQETAPATTNPSPEKSSNNGSSPSVVPSDPATLPVQQIPPTQEAKDPPAQQIPAVPEAKVPPVQQIPTFPVVKTDSEAAPRRKEWKPLCDLWSNRRIDWCELDGDVRVAGANGTVSLVAPPGPADERTFRAESWHIKPYPRKADPNAMRHVRVLTVQSLPAPAASAAAPACTERHDVPGLVFSDRGYTGNYFHAYTDVILPLFLTARQYSGEVKLLVSDFQMWWLGKFLPVFKAVSNYDLINLDDDRRVHCFRHVQVGLTCHADFSIDPSRAPNGYSMVDFTRFMRATYRLPRDAPFPASGEQQPRRPWRPRLLVIARARTRRFVNADEIVRGAERAGFEVVVSEGEHEVAPFAELANTCDAMVGVHGAGLTNMVFLPTGGVVIQVVPLGGLEFVAGYFRGPSRDMGLRYLEYRITPEESTLIDQYPRDHPIFTDPDGVKSKGWNSLKEAYLDKQDVRLDMKRFRPILKKAIAHLRKNSGNNNTTHN; this is encoded by the exons atggagggCGGTGGCAAGGCGGGGTACAGCTAtggcggccaccaccaccaccaggacGCCAAGCTGCTCAAGAACCTCAGCCGGGTGGAGCCCCGCCGGttcggcctcggcctcgtcgCCGGGTTCCTCATCGTCACCTGCGCCTACTTCTCCACCGCCAAGTTCGACGCCATCCACATCGCCATGA TAAGCTCTCCAGCCAAGAATGCAGCTGGGTTTATGAACGCTTCTTCTGACGGCTCCAATCAGCAGCAGCTAG ATTTGGACCGAGATGCAATGTCCAGGGAAGGGAGCAAGGCTCAGGTGCTCGACACAGACGGCGACGACAAGATTTCCTCTTTGGGGCCAG ATTTGGGCCACAATGCATCAGCGTTGGAGGGGAAGAAGAAAGATGAGACTTTTGCTAAGGATAGCGGTGATGCAAGCGTGTCTGCTTCCACAGATGAGGCTCTTGCCAAGGATGATGACGCAATTGTCGGTGCTGTTCTTCCTCCCTTGTCATCAGAGGAACCCACAAACATCACACAGGAttcag TTCTTGAGGATGAGGAGCTGAAAGTCCAGGAGACTGCTCCTGCTACTACTAATCCTTCTCCGGAGAAGAGCAGCAACAATGGCAGCTCCCCCTCTGTGGTTCCATCCGACCCTGCTACTCTCCCTGTTCAGCAGATTCCTCCTACTCAAGAGGCAAAGGATCCTCCTGCTCAGCAAATTCCAGCTGTTCCAGAGGCCAAAGTTCCTCCTGTTCAGCAGATTCCAACATTTCCAGTGGTTAAGACAG ATTcagaggcggcgccgcggcggaagGAGTGGAAGCCGCTGTGCGATCTCTGGTCGAACCGCCGCATCGACTGGtgcgagctcgacggcgacgtccgcgtcgccggcgccaacGGCACCGTCTCCCTGGTGGCGCCGCCGGGGCCCGCCGACGAGCGCACGTTCCGCGCCGAGTCGTGGCACATCAAGCCGTACCCGCGCAAGGCCGACCCGAACGCCATGCGCCACGTCCGCGTGCTGACGGTGCAGTCGCTGCCCGccccggcggcgagcgcggcggcgccggcgtgcaCGGAGCGGCACGACGTCCCCGGGCTTGTGTTCTCCGACCGCGGGTACACCGGCAACTACTTCCACGCGTACACCGACGTCATCCTGCCGCTGTTCCTGACGGCGAGGCAGTACTCCGGCGAGGTGAAGCTGCTGGTGTCCGACTTCCAGATGTGGTGGCTCGGCAAGTTCTTGCCGGTGTTCAAGGCCGTCTCCAACTACGACCTCATCAACCTCGACGACGACCGCCGCGTCCACTGCTTCCGCCACGTCCAGGTCGGCCTGACATGCCACGCCGACTTCAGCATCGACCCGTCGCGCGCGCCCAACGGCTACTCCATGGTGGACTTCACCCGCTTCATGCGCGCCACCTACCGCCTGCCCCGCGACGCGCCGTTCCCGGCGTCCGGCGAGCAGCagccgcggcggccatggcggccgcgTCTCCTGGTGATCGCGCGCGCCCGCACGCGGCGGTTCGTGAACGCCGACGAGATCGTGCGAGGCGCGGAGCGCGCCGGGTTCGAGGTGGTGGTGTCGGAGGGCGAGCACGAGGTGGCGCCGTTCGCGGAGCTCGCCAACACGTGCGACGCCATGGTGGGCGTGCACGGCGCGGGGCTGACGAACATGGTGTTCCTCCCCACCGGCGGCGTGGTGATCCAGGTGGTGCCGCTGGGCGGGCTGGAGTTCGTCGCCGGCTACTTCCGCGGGCCGTCCAGGGACATGGGGCTCCGGTACCTGGAGTACCGGATCACGCCGGAGGAGAGCACGCTGATCGATCAGTACCCGCGAGACCACCCCATCTTCACCGACCCCGATGGCGTCAAGTCCAAAGGCTGGAATTCTCTCAAGGAAGCCTACCTCGACAAGCAGGATGTTCGTCTCGACATGAAGAGGTTCCGACCAATCCTCAAGAAGGCCATTGCTCACCTCCGCAAGAACAGCGGCAACAATAACACCACACACAACTAG
- the LOC4326083 gene encoding beta-1,2-xylosyltransferase XYXT1-like isoform X2, protein MEGGGKAGYSYGGHHHHQDAKLLKNLSRVEPRRFGLGLVAGFLIVTCAYFSTAKFDAIHIAMISSPAKNAAGFMNASSDGSNQQQLDLDRDAMSREGSKAQVLDTDGDDKISSLGPDLGHNASALEGKKKDETFAKDSGDASVSASTDEALAKDDDAIVGAVLPPLSSEEPTNITQDSVLEDEELKVQETAPATTNPSPEKSSNNGSSPSVVPSDPATLPVQQIPPTQEAKDPPAQQIPAVPEAKVPPVQQIPTFPVVKTEAAPRRKEWKPLCDLWSNRRIDWCELDGDVRVAGANGTVSLVAPPGPADERTFRAESWHIKPYPRKADPNAMRHVRVLTVQSLPAPAASAAAPACTERHDVPGLVFSDRGYTGNYFHAYTDVILPLFLTARQYSGEVKLLVSDFQMWWLGKFLPVFKAVSNYDLINLDDDRRVHCFRHVQVGLTCHADFSIDPSRAPNGYSMVDFTRFMRATYRLPRDAPFPASGEQQPRRPWRPRLLVIARARTRRFVNADEIVRGAERAGFEVVVSEGEHEVAPFAELANTCDAMVGVHGAGLTNMVFLPTGGVVIQVVPLGGLEFVAGYFRGPSRDMGLRYLEYRITPEESTLIDQYPRDHPIFTDPDGVKSKGWNSLKEAYLDKQDVRLDMKRFRPILKKAIAHLRKNSGNNNTTHN, encoded by the exons atggagggCGGTGGCAAGGCGGGGTACAGCTAtggcggccaccaccaccaccaggacGCCAAGCTGCTCAAGAACCTCAGCCGGGTGGAGCCCCGCCGGttcggcctcggcctcgtcgCCGGGTTCCTCATCGTCACCTGCGCCTACTTCTCCACCGCCAAGTTCGACGCCATCCACATCGCCATGA TAAGCTCTCCAGCCAAGAATGCAGCTGGGTTTATGAACGCTTCTTCTGACGGCTCCAATCAGCAGCAGCTAG ATTTGGACCGAGATGCAATGTCCAGGGAAGGGAGCAAGGCTCAGGTGCTCGACACAGACGGCGACGACAAGATTTCCTCTTTGGGGCCAG ATTTGGGCCACAATGCATCAGCGTTGGAGGGGAAGAAGAAAGATGAGACTTTTGCTAAGGATAGCGGTGATGCAAGCGTGTCTGCTTCCACAGATGAGGCTCTTGCCAAGGATGATGACGCAATTGTCGGTGCTGTTCTTCCTCCCTTGTCATCAGAGGAACCCACAAACATCACACAGGAttcag TTCTTGAGGATGAGGAGCTGAAAGTCCAGGAGACTGCTCCTGCTACTACTAATCCTTCTCCGGAGAAGAGCAGCAACAATGGCAGCTCCCCCTCTGTGGTTCCATCCGACCCTGCTACTCTCCCTGTTCAGCAGATTCCTCCTACTCAAGAGGCAAAGGATCCTCCTGCTCAGCAAATTCCAGCTGTTCCAGAGGCCAAAGTTCCTCCTGTTCAGCAGATTCCAACATTTCCAGTGGTTAAGACAG aggcggcgccgcggcggaagGAGTGGAAGCCGCTGTGCGATCTCTGGTCGAACCGCCGCATCGACTGGtgcgagctcgacggcgacgtccgcgtcgccggcgccaacGGCACCGTCTCCCTGGTGGCGCCGCCGGGGCCCGCCGACGAGCGCACGTTCCGCGCCGAGTCGTGGCACATCAAGCCGTACCCGCGCAAGGCCGACCCGAACGCCATGCGCCACGTCCGCGTGCTGACGGTGCAGTCGCTGCCCGccccggcggcgagcgcggcggcgccggcgtgcaCGGAGCGGCACGACGTCCCCGGGCTTGTGTTCTCCGACCGCGGGTACACCGGCAACTACTTCCACGCGTACACCGACGTCATCCTGCCGCTGTTCCTGACGGCGAGGCAGTACTCCGGCGAGGTGAAGCTGCTGGTGTCCGACTTCCAGATGTGGTGGCTCGGCAAGTTCTTGCCGGTGTTCAAGGCCGTCTCCAACTACGACCTCATCAACCTCGACGACGACCGCCGCGTCCACTGCTTCCGCCACGTCCAGGTCGGCCTGACATGCCACGCCGACTTCAGCATCGACCCGTCGCGCGCGCCCAACGGCTACTCCATGGTGGACTTCACCCGCTTCATGCGCGCCACCTACCGCCTGCCCCGCGACGCGCCGTTCCCGGCGTCCGGCGAGCAGCagccgcggcggccatggcggccgcgTCTCCTGGTGATCGCGCGCGCCCGCACGCGGCGGTTCGTGAACGCCGACGAGATCGTGCGAGGCGCGGAGCGCGCCGGGTTCGAGGTGGTGGTGTCGGAGGGCGAGCACGAGGTGGCGCCGTTCGCGGAGCTCGCCAACACGTGCGACGCCATGGTGGGCGTGCACGGCGCGGGGCTGACGAACATGGTGTTCCTCCCCACCGGCGGCGTGGTGATCCAGGTGGTGCCGCTGGGCGGGCTGGAGTTCGTCGCCGGCTACTTCCGCGGGCCGTCCAGGGACATGGGGCTCCGGTACCTGGAGTACCGGATCACGCCGGAGGAGAGCACGCTGATCGATCAGTACCCGCGAGACCACCCCATCTTCACCGACCCCGATGGCGTCAAGTCCAAAGGCTGGAATTCTCTCAAGGAAGCCTACCTCGACAAGCAGGATGTTCGTCTCGACATGAAGAGGTTCCGACCAATCCTCAAGAAGGCCATTGCTCACCTCCGCAAGAACAGCGGCAACAATAACACCACACACAACTAG
- the LOC107280783 gene encoding uncharacterized protein — translation MANPRPPCVLLDRIVLFVEGKELTIGGWSWSRVQMVEEMEWRMAPAMKPVPFLADPPQVSSLQMLLPPEYSHLAGIGEISSIHNGIVVIYAHRYYLLYDASNNHLTAIPPLPDSLCSPTFLPLGRTAVVVTAGDDDDDYILADIVTSSTTGLPDAKLFVCSSSSEWAETPPVRLPLPPHLCGPTYFFHVDTAFSFQGSIFWVDLLKGILICDHVSSPEGPELVFVPLPHCRDVHGKPRHCFSPNEHRSIGCVSGAIKFVALIGYCEEASCPANEVKLKTWSLSPDFKHWKEETTLTVGDSWASESFNEIGLPHVMPIPILSVNEDGIMYAVLNDIFQEPIPDHVNEFGQVLGDRLVAKANYMIRFDILQNKVLSFTKISQHGELRWLTPYLIATDFSSYLQDHTRGEASAKDEQQLED, via the exons ATGGCGAACCCGAGGCCTCCTTGCGTGTTGCTCGATCGCATAGTGCTTTTCGTCGAAGGGAAAGAGTTAACCATCGGTGGGTGGAGTTGGAGTAGAGTGCAGATGGTGGAGGAGATGGAGTGGCGGATGGCGCCGGCCATGAAACCCGTCCCCTTCCTCGCCGACCCACCTCAAGTAAGCAGCCTGCAgatgctgctgccgccggaGTACTCGCATCTGGCTGGGATCGGCGAGATCTCCAGCATCCACAATGGCATCGTCGTCATCTACGCCCATCGATACTACCTCCTCTACGACGCCTCCAACAACCACCTCACCGCTATCCCCCCACTCCCCGATTCCCTATGCTCTCCCACCTTCCTTCCCCTCggccgcaccgccgtcgtcgtcaccgccggcgatgatgatgatgattacaTCCTCGCCGACATTGTCACCTCCTCCACCACAGGGCTCCCCGACGCGAAGCTCTTCGtgtgctcgtcgtcgtcggagtggGCCGAGACGCCGCCGGTtcgtctccctctccctccacaTCTCTGTGGCCCGACCTACTTCTTCCACGTCGACACGGCCTTCTCCTTCCAAGGCAGCATCTTCTGGGTTGATCTCCTCAAGGGCATCTTGATTTGCGACCACGTCTCGTCGCCGGAAGGCCCCGAGCTAGTGTTCGTCCCGCTGCCCCACTGCCGCGACGTCCACGGCAAACCCCGCCATTGCTTCAGCCCGAATGAGCACCGTTCCATCGGCTGCGTCTCTGGTGCCATCAAGTTCGTCGCCTTGATCGGCTACTGCGAAGAAGCTTCTTGTCCCGCCAACGAGGTGAAGCTCAAGACATGGTCACTCTCCCCAGATTTCAAGCACTGGAAGGAGGAAACGACATTGACTGTCGGAGACAGCTGGGCGAGCGAGAGCTTCAACGAGATTGGGTTGCCACATGTTATGCCGATTCCTATTCTTAGCGTGAACGAAGATGGGATCATGTATGCCGTTCTGAATGATATCTTTCAGGAGCCAATACCTGATCACGTTAATGAATTCGGCCAAGTTCTTGGGGATCGACTGGTGGCCAAAGCCAATTATATGATCCGCTTTGACATTCTGCAGAACAAGGTCCTGTCTTTCACGAAGATATCTCAACACGGCGAATTGCGGTGGCTTACACCCTATCTCATTGCTACTGACTTCAGCTCATACCTACAGGACCACACG AGAGGAGAAGCAAGCGCCAAGGATGAGCAGCAGTTGGAGGACTGA
- the LOC4326084 gene encoding uncharacterized protein — translation MADHPRPPPCVLLERVVRFVEAAGLTSGGASRDPDVAAIIEVGGWSWSTVQMMGSVEEMERLMAPSVKPVAFLGDPPQVSSLHMLLPPPASLDLLGIGEISSTHKGIVVIYADKCYLLYDASNNHLTAIPPIPDSVTSAPIFLPLGRGAVLVSAAGADDDDYIFADIVTSPSTRGINPALPKATIFARVKNGGEWIQSSIPPLPLPPHLCGPTYFFHIDTAFSFAGTIFWVDLLKGILICDDILSSPQGPRLAFVPLPHCIDAHDKPRHCFSPNEHRSIGRVSGAIKFLALIGYCEASCPENEVKLKTWSLSPDFKHWKEETTLTVGDIWASESFNQMGLPHVLPFSPVLSVNEDGIMYAVLNDVKKEPIPRLNEFGDSLGMQLVPKANYMIRFDMLQNKVLSSTKISKKATSRWLTNTFLATDFSAYLQDRQNAEAAGKVGASAKGKRKRMSSRQAGRSKCQGQA, via the exons ATGGCAGACCACCCCAGGCCTCCTCCCTGTGTGTTGCTGGAACGCGTGGTGCGTTTCGTGGAAGCAGCAGGGTTAACCAGCGGTGGCGCCAGCAGAGACCCAGATGTTGCGGCCATAATCGAGGTCGGCGGATGGAGCTGGAGCACAGTGCAAATGATGGGTTCcgtggaggagatggagcggctGATGGCGCCGTCCGTGAAACCCGTCGCCTTCCTCGGCGACCCACCTCAAGTAAGCAGCCTGCacatgctgctgccgccgccggcgagcctgGATCTGCTTGGGATCGGCGAGATCTCCAGCACCCACAAGGGCATCGTCGTTATCTACGCCGATAAATGCTACCTCCTCTATGATGCCTCCAACAACCACCTCACCGCTATCCCCCCAATTCCCGATTCGGTGACCTCTGCCCCCATCTTCCTTCCCCTCGGTCGCGGCGCTGTCCTCGTctctgccgccggcgccgatgaTGATGATTACATCTTCGCCGACATCGTCACCTCCCCCTCCACTAGAGGGATCAACCCCGCGCTCCCCAAAGCCACCATCTTCGCGAGGGTGAAGAACGGCGGCGAGTGGATCCAGTCATCGattcctcccctccctctccctccacaTCTCTGTGGCCCGACCTACTTCTTCCACATCGACACGGCCTTCTCCTTCGCCGGCACCATCTTCTGGGTTGATCTCCTCAAGGGCATCTTGATTTGCGACGACATCTTGTCATCACCGCAAGGCCCCAGGCTAGCGTTCGTCCCGTTGCCCCACTGCATCGACGCCCACGACAAACCCCGCCATTGCTTCAGCCCAAATGAACACCGTTCCATCGGCCGCGTCTCTGGTGCCATCAAGTTCCTCGCCTTGATCGGCTACTGCGAAGCTTCTTGTCCCGAGAACGAGGTGAAGCTCAAGACATGGTCACTGTCCCCAGATTTCAAGCACTGGAAAGAGGAAACCACCTTGACTGTCGGAGACATCTGGGCGAGCGAGAGCTTCAACCAGATGGGGTTGCCACATGTTCTGCCCTTCTCCCCTGTCCTCAGCGTCAACGAAGATGGCATCATGTATGCCGTTCTGAATGATGTCAAGAAGGAACCAATACCGCGACTCAATGAGTTCGGGGACAGTCTTGGGATGCAGCTGGTTCCTAAAGCAAATTATATGATCCGCTTCGACATGCTGCAAAACAAGGTCCTGTCCTCCACCAAGATTTCTAAAAAGGCCACTTCGCGGTGGCTTACAAATACCTTCCTTGCTACCGACTTCAGTGCATACCTACAAGACCGCCAG AATGCTGAAGCAGCAGGCAAGGTTGGAGCAAGCGCCAAGGGCAAGCGTAAGCGGATGAGCAGCAGGCAAGCTGGTAGGAGCAAGTGCCAAGGGCAAGCGTAA
- the LOC136354791 gene encoding vegetative cell wall protein gp1-like, producing MSAPSPSSSLGRQLPWPPDTPTSPPLPRDPPLPRIRGRGRRPRPPPLPPLPPRKTAPSHLHSAPRCRPHVAGWFPPLSGSIPPPLPYKNNPRPPLIRFPHFPHAAAPSLALPAPSPRAAALWRTPAAPRRRSRPPRTAPSPSPAPQSSCTPRPPLLFPNPPPQRRFHLHPEPPSPLAASIRSPPASAASPGRAFASNGFATSHRTPASTPSSPSTPAAPFPPCKPKPPPFTASSRPLLQPYGSPRRAVCVVGIAVPSSTPAPTPSPLSASGTSPPRAPLFSRRRHLASLRRPPLSGVAPCFRRFGRSRS from the exons atgtcagctccttccccttcctccagcttGGGCCGGCaactgccatggccgcccgatacgcccacgtcgccgcccctcccgcgcGACCCCCCTCTCCCGCGCATACGTGGGCGCGGTCGCCGCCCTCGtcctccccctcttcccccACTTCCCCCGAGAAAAACGGCACCGAGCCACCTCCACTCCGCCCCTCGATGCCGCCCCCATGTCGCTGGATGGTTTCCACCTCTCTCGGGCTCgatcccgcctcccctcccctataaaaacaatccccggcctcccctcatccgtttcccccattttccccatgccgccgcgccctccctcgctctccccgcgccgagcccacgcgccgccgctctctggcgaactccagccgcgccgcgccgccgctcccgtccaccccgcactgcgccgtcgccctccccggCACCGCAGTCGTCGTGCACACCCCGTCCACCGCTCCTCTTCCCCAATCCACCACCGCAACGCCGCTTCCACCTCCACCCCGAGCCACCTTCGCCATTAGCCGCCTCCATCCGCTCCccgccggcgagcgccgcctcgcccggccGTGCTTTTGCCTCCAACGGCTTCGCCACGTCACACCGTACCCCGGCATCCACTCCGTCCTCCCCTTCCACCCCCGCAGCACCATTCCCACCATGCAAGCCGAAACCACCGCCAttcaccgcctccagccgcccgctACTGCAGCCCTATGGGTCGCCGCGCCGTGCCGTTTGTGTCGTCGGCATCGCTGTGCCGAGCTCTACCCCTGCCCCTACTCCATctcccctctccgcctccggaacatcgccgcctcgcgcaccacttttctcgcgccgccgccatctcgccTCCCTCCGTCGGCCGCCTCTCTCCGGCGTCGCCCCGTG tttccgccgtttcggaagatcgcggtcgTGA